A region of Oncorhynchus kisutch isolate 150728-3 linkage group LG29, Okis_V2, whole genome shotgun sequence DNA encodes the following proteins:
- the LOC109874047 gene encoding mediator of RNA polymerase II transcription subunit 15 isoform X3 codes for MFSIYAFWCCIHSKPTFAACLKTMSAMEVPGPESDWRSPAFRQKVVAQIEEAMRKAGTAHTKSSNDMENHVYVKAKSREEYLSLVARLIIHFRDIHKKAQGGGLDPMNALTNLTGVPGVPGGIAMGPRPPGAPMGGMGTMGQMQMGQHAMAGVAGNPQAIGGPGQMQMQQIAQQQQSIQFQQFQAQQQQTAMQQQQQTAMQQQQTAMQQQTAIQQQQFQVQQQLKLQQLQQQHHQNQQLQQQHQNQQQQQAQNQQQQNQMHPSRLQQQQQIVQLQLQQQHAQAQAQAQAQAQAQAQAQAQAQSIQHMVQQQQQVQSQPQAAQLPPHSQQQQGMVPQSLAGQMTTQHVPISSLSQQQQQLKIQALQARAIQQQQVQQAQQAAQQAQQAAAQAQLAAAVPGQMMMPRLGMQIPPRLPRAAPNPAIPPNSAAMGGQQMPQVQQHQMMSSPSPVQVQTPQSMPPPPQPQPSPQPPSSQPNSVSSGPTPSPGGFQPSPSPQPSHSPATARTPQNYSVPSPGPLNTPGNPSSVMSPSGANQQEDQQYMEKLKQLSKYIEPLRRMINKIDKNEDRKKDLSKMKSLLNILTDPNTRCPLRTLQKCEIALEKLKNDMAVPTPPPPPVPCTKQQYLCQPLLDAVMANIRSPVFNHSLYRTFAPAMTAIHGPPIMGPIIAARKRKHEEDDRQTIPNILQGEVARLNAKFLVNLDPSFCSNNGTVHLICKLDDKNLPSVPPLQLSIPADYPDQSPQWADDGQVYGANPFLQNVHRNMTSKLLQLPDKHSVTALLNTWAQSVRQACLSAA; via the exons ATGTTTTCTATTTATGCTTTTTGGTGCTGCATTCATTCAAAGCCTACGTTTGCGGCTTGTCTGAAAACGATGTCTGCAATGGAGGTCCCAGGACCAGAAAGCGATTGGAGAAGCCCTGCATTCCGACAGAAAGTTGTTGCACAAAT TGAAGAGGCGATGAGAAAGGCTGGGACTGCACACACGAAGTCCAGCAATGATATGGAGAATCATGTTTATGTCAAAGCCAAATCTAGA GAAGAATACTTGTCCCTGGTAGCAAGGTTGATCATTCACTTCAGAGACATTC ATAAAAAGGCACAAGGAGGAGGTCTGG ATCCCATGAATGCCCTAACAAATCTCACAGGGGTTCCAGGGGTTCCAGGGGGCATCGCCATGGGGCCTAGGCCACCTGGTGCACCCATGGGTGGCATGGGGACCATGGGTCAGATGCAAATGGGTCAGCATGCAATGGCAGGTGTGGCTGGAAATCCTCAAGCGA TAGGAGGTCCAGGGCAGATGCAGATGCAGCAGATTGCCCAGCAGCAGCAGTCCATTCAGTTCCAGCAGTTCCAGGCACAGCAGCAACAGACAGCCATGCAACAACAGCAACAGACGGCCATGCAGCAGCAGCAGACAGCTATGCAACAACAGACAGCCATACAGCAGCAGCAGTTTCAGGTCCAGCAGCAGCTGAAGCTGCAACAGTTACAGCAGCAACACCATCAGAACCAACAGCTTCAACAGCAGCACCaaaaccagcagcagcagcaggcccaaAACCAGCAACAACAGAACCAG ATGCACCCGTCAAGGCTCCAGCAACAACAGCAGATAGTTCAGTTACAACTCCAACAGCAGCATGCCCAGGCCCAGGCACAAGCTCAAGCCCAAGCCCAGGCCCAAGCACAAGCACAAGCCCAGGCGCAGTCCATTCAGCACATggtccagcagcagcagcaggttcAGTCTCAGCCCCAGGCGGCCCAGCTACCCCCCCACTCCCAGCAGCAGCAGGGCATGGTGCCCCAGTCTCTCGCTGGACAGATGACCACACAGCACGTGCCCATCAGCTCGCTCagtcagcagcagcaacagctcaAGATCCAAGCATTGCAG GCTAGAGCGATACAGCAGCAGCAAGTCCAGCAGGCCCAGCAGGCAGCGCAGCAAGCCCAACAGGCGGCAGCCCAGGCCCAGCTAGCTGCAGCAGTACCTGGACAG ATGATGATGCCCCGCCTTGGGATGCAAATTCCACCCCGGTTGCCCCGCGCTGCCCCGAACCCCGCCATACCTCCAAACTCTGCTGCCATGGGAGGACAGCAAATGCCACAG GTTCAGCAGCACCAGATGATGTCATCGCCCTCGCCGGTACAGGTGCAGACCCCCCAGTCcatgcccccccctccccagccACAGCCATCCCCACAGCCCCCGTCCTCCCAGCCCAACTCAGTCAG TTCTGGTCCCACACCGTCGCCAGGTGGCTTCCAGCCTAGCCCATCCCCCCAGCCCTCGCATAGCCCAGCCACCGCACGCACCCCCCAGAACTATAGCGTCCCTTCCCCAGGACCCCTCAACACCCCAG GGAACCCCAGTTCAGTGATGAGTCCATCCGGGGCCAATCAGCAGGAGGACCAGCAGTACATGGAGAAACTCAAACAGCTGTCCAAATACATAGAGCCGCTGCGCAGGATGATCAACAAGATAGACAAAAATGAAG ATAGGAAAAAGGACCTGAGTAAGATGAAGAGCCTGCTGAACATTCTCACTGACCCCAACACAAG GTGTCCTCTCAGAACCTTACAGAAGTGTGAGATAGCACTGGAGAAACTGAAGAATGATATGGCTGTG CCGACGCCACCCCCTCCACCTGTGCCCTGCACCAAGCAGCAGTACCTGTGCCAGCCCCTCTTGGATGCCGTCATGGCAAACATCCGTTCGCCTGTCTTCAACCATTCCCTGTACCGTACCTTCGCCCCAGCCATGACAGCCATCCACGGGCCGCCCATCAT GGGCCCCATCATCGCGGCCCGGAAGAGGAAACACGAGGAGGATGACCGTCAGACCATCCCCAACATCCTGCAGGGGGAGGTGGCCCGTCTTAATGCCAAGTTCCTGGTCAACCTGGACCCTTCGTTCTGCAGTAACAACGGCACTGTGCACCTCATCTGTAAACTAG ATGATAAGAACCTGCCAAGTGTGCCTCCTCTCCAGCTCAGCATCCCAGCAGACTACCCAGACCAGAGCCCTCAGTGGGCAGACGACGGGCAAGTGTATG GTGCTAACCCCTTCCTACAAAACGTTCACAGAAATATGACCTCCAAGCTCCTACAGCTCCCAGACAAGCACTCAGTGACTGCACTTCTCAATACTTGGGCCCAGAGTGTCAGACAAGCCTGTCTTTCAGCAGCATAG
- the LOC109874047 gene encoding mediator of RNA polymerase II transcription subunit 15 isoform X4, whose product MFSIYAFWCCIHSKPTFAACLKTMSAMEVPGPESDWRSPAFRQKVVAQIEEAMRKAGTAHTKSSNDMENHVYVKAKSREEYLSLVARLIIHFRDIHKKAQGGGLDPMNALTNLTGVPGVPGGIAMGPRPPGAPMGGMGTMGQMQMGQHAMAGVAGNPQARGPGQMQMQQIAQQQQSIQFQQFQAQQQQTAMQQQQQTAMQQQQTAMQQQTAIQQQQFQVQQQLKLQQLQQQHHQNQQLQQQHQNQQQQQAQNQQQQNQMHPSRLQQQQQIVQLQLQQQHAQAQAQAQAQAQAQAQAQAQAQSIQHMVQQQQQVQSQPQAAQLPPHSQQQQGMVPQSLAGQMTTQHVPISSLSQQQQQLKIQALQARAIQQQQVQQAQQAAQQAQQAAAQAQLAAAVPGQMMMPRLGMQIPPRLPRAAPNPAIPPNSAAMGGQQMPQVQQHQMMSSPSPVQVQTPQSMPPPPQPQPSPQPPSSQPNSVSSGPTPSPGGFQPSPSPQPSHSPATARTPQNYSVPSPGPLNTPGNPSSVMSPSGANQQEDQQYMEKLKQLSKYIEPLRRMINKIDKNEDRKKDLSKMKSLLNILTDPNTRCPLRTLQKCEIALEKLKNDMAVPTPPPPPVPCTKQQYLCQPLLDAVMANIRSPVFNHSLYRTFAPAMTAIHGPPIMGPIIAARKRKHEEDDRQTIPNILQGEVARLNAKFLVNLDPSFCSNNGTVHLICKLDDKNLPSVPPLQLSIPADYPDQSPQWADDGQVYGANPFLQNVHRNMTSKLLQLPDKHSVTALLNTWAQSVRQACLSAA is encoded by the exons ATGTTTTCTATTTATGCTTTTTGGTGCTGCATTCATTCAAAGCCTACGTTTGCGGCTTGTCTGAAAACGATGTCTGCAATGGAGGTCCCAGGACCAGAAAGCGATTGGAGAAGCCCTGCATTCCGACAGAAAGTTGTTGCACAAAT TGAAGAGGCGATGAGAAAGGCTGGGACTGCACACACGAAGTCCAGCAATGATATGGAGAATCATGTTTATGTCAAAGCCAAATCTAGA GAAGAATACTTGTCCCTGGTAGCAAGGTTGATCATTCACTTCAGAGACATTC ATAAAAAGGCACAAGGAGGAGGTCTGG ATCCCATGAATGCCCTAACAAATCTCACAGGGGTTCCAGGGGTTCCAGGGGGCATCGCCATGGGGCCTAGGCCACCTGGTGCACCCATGGGTGGCATGGGGACCATGGGTCAGATGCAAATGGGTCAGCATGCAATGGCAGGTGTGGCTGGAAATCCTCAAGCGA GAGGTCCAGGGCAGATGCAGATGCAGCAGATTGCCCAGCAGCAGCAGTCCATTCAGTTCCAGCAGTTCCAGGCACAGCAGCAACAGACAGCCATGCAACAACAGCAACAGACGGCCATGCAGCAGCAGCAGACAGCTATGCAACAACAGACAGCCATACAGCAGCAGCAGTTTCAGGTCCAGCAGCAGCTGAAGCTGCAACAGTTACAGCAGCAACACCATCAGAACCAACAGCTTCAACAGCAGCACCaaaaccagcagcagcagcaggcccaaAACCAGCAACAACAGAACCAG ATGCACCCGTCAAGGCTCCAGCAACAACAGCAGATAGTTCAGTTACAACTCCAACAGCAGCATGCCCAGGCCCAGGCACAAGCTCAAGCCCAAGCCCAGGCCCAAGCACAAGCACAAGCCCAGGCGCAGTCCATTCAGCACATggtccagcagcagcagcaggttcAGTCTCAGCCCCAGGCGGCCCAGCTACCCCCCCACTCCCAGCAGCAGCAGGGCATGGTGCCCCAGTCTCTCGCTGGACAGATGACCACACAGCACGTGCCCATCAGCTCGCTCagtcagcagcagcaacagctcaAGATCCAAGCATTGCAG GCTAGAGCGATACAGCAGCAGCAAGTCCAGCAGGCCCAGCAGGCAGCGCAGCAAGCCCAACAGGCGGCAGCCCAGGCCCAGCTAGCTGCAGCAGTACCTGGACAG ATGATGATGCCCCGCCTTGGGATGCAAATTCCACCCCGGTTGCCCCGCGCTGCCCCGAACCCCGCCATACCTCCAAACTCTGCTGCCATGGGAGGACAGCAAATGCCACAG GTTCAGCAGCACCAGATGATGTCATCGCCCTCGCCGGTACAGGTGCAGACCCCCCAGTCcatgcccccccctccccagccACAGCCATCCCCACAGCCCCCGTCCTCCCAGCCCAACTCAGTCAG TTCTGGTCCCACACCGTCGCCAGGTGGCTTCCAGCCTAGCCCATCCCCCCAGCCCTCGCATAGCCCAGCCACCGCACGCACCCCCCAGAACTATAGCGTCCCTTCCCCAGGACCCCTCAACACCCCAG GGAACCCCAGTTCAGTGATGAGTCCATCCGGGGCCAATCAGCAGGAGGACCAGCAGTACATGGAGAAACTCAAACAGCTGTCCAAATACATAGAGCCGCTGCGCAGGATGATCAACAAGATAGACAAAAATGAAG ATAGGAAAAAGGACCTGAGTAAGATGAAGAGCCTGCTGAACATTCTCACTGACCCCAACACAAG GTGTCCTCTCAGAACCTTACAGAAGTGTGAGATAGCACTGGAGAAACTGAAGAATGATATGGCTGTG CCGACGCCACCCCCTCCACCTGTGCCCTGCACCAAGCAGCAGTACCTGTGCCAGCCCCTCTTGGATGCCGTCATGGCAAACATCCGTTCGCCTGTCTTCAACCATTCCCTGTACCGTACCTTCGCCCCAGCCATGACAGCCATCCACGGGCCGCCCATCAT GGGCCCCATCATCGCGGCCCGGAAGAGGAAACACGAGGAGGATGACCGTCAGACCATCCCCAACATCCTGCAGGGGGAGGTGGCCCGTCTTAATGCCAAGTTCCTGGTCAACCTGGACCCTTCGTTCTGCAGTAACAACGGCACTGTGCACCTCATCTGTAAACTAG ATGATAAGAACCTGCCAAGTGTGCCTCCTCTCCAGCTCAGCATCCCAGCAGACTACCCAGACCAGAGCCCTCAGTGGGCAGACGACGGGCAAGTGTATG GTGCTAACCCCTTCCTACAAAACGTTCACAGAAATATGACCTCCAAGCTCCTACAGCTCCCAGACAAGCACTCAGTGACTGCACTTCTCAATACTTGGGCCCAGAGTGTCAGACAAGCCTGTCTTTCAGCAGCATAG
- the LOC109874047 gene encoding mediator of RNA polymerase II transcription subunit 15 isoform X2 — translation MFSIYAFWCCIHSKPTFAACLKTMSAMEVPGPESDWRSPAFRQKVVAQIEEAMRKAGTAHTKSSNDMENHVYVKAKSREEYLSLVARLIIHFRDIHKKAQGGGLDPMNALTNLTGVPGVPGGIAMGPRPPGAPMGGMGTMGQMQMGQHAMAGVAGNPQARGPGQMQMQQIAQQQQSIQFQQFQAQQQQTAMQQQQQTAMQQQQTAMQQQTAIQQQQFQVQQQLKLQQLQQQHHQNQQLQQQHQNQQQQQAQNQQQQNQMHPSRLQQQQQIVQLQLQQQHAQAQAQAQAQAQAQAQAQAQAQSIQHMVQQQQQVQSQPQAAQLPPHSQQQQGMVPQSLAGQMTTQHVPISSLSQQQQQLKIQALQARAIQQQQVQQAQQAAQQAQQAAAQAQLAAAVPGQMMMPRLGMQIPPRLPRAAPNPAIPPNSAAMGGQQMPQVQQHQMMSSPSPVQVQTPQSMPPPPQPQPSPQPPSSQPNSVSSSGPTPSPGGFQPSPSPQPSHSPATARTPQNYSVPSPGPLNTPGNPSSVMSPSGANQQEDQQYMEKLKQLSKYIEPLRRMINKIDKNEDRKKDLSKMKSLLNILTDPNTRCPLRTLQKCEIALEKLKNDMAVPTPPPPPVPCTKQQYLCQPLLDAVMANIRSPVFNHSLYRTFAPAMTAIHGPPIMGPIIAARKRKHEEDDRQTIPNILQGEVARLNAKFLVNLDPSFCSNNGTVHLICKLDDKNLPSVPPLQLSIPADYPDQSPQWADDGQVYGANPFLQNVHRNMTSKLLQLPDKHSVTALLNTWAQSVRQACLSAA, via the exons ATGTTTTCTATTTATGCTTTTTGGTGCTGCATTCATTCAAAGCCTACGTTTGCGGCTTGTCTGAAAACGATGTCTGCAATGGAGGTCCCAGGACCAGAAAGCGATTGGAGAAGCCCTGCATTCCGACAGAAAGTTGTTGCACAAAT TGAAGAGGCGATGAGAAAGGCTGGGACTGCACACACGAAGTCCAGCAATGATATGGAGAATCATGTTTATGTCAAAGCCAAATCTAGA GAAGAATACTTGTCCCTGGTAGCAAGGTTGATCATTCACTTCAGAGACATTC ATAAAAAGGCACAAGGAGGAGGTCTGG ATCCCATGAATGCCCTAACAAATCTCACAGGGGTTCCAGGGGTTCCAGGGGGCATCGCCATGGGGCCTAGGCCACCTGGTGCACCCATGGGTGGCATGGGGACCATGGGTCAGATGCAAATGGGTCAGCATGCAATGGCAGGTGTGGCTGGAAATCCTCAAGCGA GAGGTCCAGGGCAGATGCAGATGCAGCAGATTGCCCAGCAGCAGCAGTCCATTCAGTTCCAGCAGTTCCAGGCACAGCAGCAACAGACAGCCATGCAACAACAGCAACAGACGGCCATGCAGCAGCAGCAGACAGCTATGCAACAACAGACAGCCATACAGCAGCAGCAGTTTCAGGTCCAGCAGCAGCTGAAGCTGCAACAGTTACAGCAGCAACACCATCAGAACCAACAGCTTCAACAGCAGCACCaaaaccagcagcagcagcaggcccaaAACCAGCAACAACAGAACCAG ATGCACCCGTCAAGGCTCCAGCAACAACAGCAGATAGTTCAGTTACAACTCCAACAGCAGCATGCCCAGGCCCAGGCACAAGCTCAAGCCCAAGCCCAGGCCCAAGCACAAGCACAAGCCCAGGCGCAGTCCATTCAGCACATggtccagcagcagcagcaggttcAGTCTCAGCCCCAGGCGGCCCAGCTACCCCCCCACTCCCAGCAGCAGCAGGGCATGGTGCCCCAGTCTCTCGCTGGACAGATGACCACACAGCACGTGCCCATCAGCTCGCTCagtcagcagcagcaacagctcaAGATCCAAGCATTGCAG GCTAGAGCGATACAGCAGCAGCAAGTCCAGCAGGCCCAGCAGGCAGCGCAGCAAGCCCAACAGGCGGCAGCCCAGGCCCAGCTAGCTGCAGCAGTACCTGGACAG ATGATGATGCCCCGCCTTGGGATGCAAATTCCACCCCGGTTGCCCCGCGCTGCCCCGAACCCCGCCATACCTCCAAACTCTGCTGCCATGGGAGGACAGCAAATGCCACAG GTTCAGCAGCACCAGATGATGTCATCGCCCTCGCCGGTACAGGTGCAGACCCCCCAGTCcatgcccccccctccccagccACAGCCATCCCCACAGCCCCCGTCCTCCCAGCCCAACTCAGTCAG CAGTTCTGGTCCCACACCGTCGCCAGGTGGCTTCCAGCCTAGCCCATCCCCCCAGCCCTCGCATAGCCCAGCCACCGCACGCACCCCCCAGAACTATAGCGTCCCTTCCCCAGGACCCCTCAACACCCCAG GGAACCCCAGTTCAGTGATGAGTCCATCCGGGGCCAATCAGCAGGAGGACCAGCAGTACATGGAGAAACTCAAACAGCTGTCCAAATACATAGAGCCGCTGCGCAGGATGATCAACAAGATAGACAAAAATGAAG ATAGGAAAAAGGACCTGAGTAAGATGAAGAGCCTGCTGAACATTCTCACTGACCCCAACACAAG GTGTCCTCTCAGAACCTTACAGAAGTGTGAGATAGCACTGGAGAAACTGAAGAATGATATGGCTGTG CCGACGCCACCCCCTCCACCTGTGCCCTGCACCAAGCAGCAGTACCTGTGCCAGCCCCTCTTGGATGCCGTCATGGCAAACATCCGTTCGCCTGTCTTCAACCATTCCCTGTACCGTACCTTCGCCCCAGCCATGACAGCCATCCACGGGCCGCCCATCAT GGGCCCCATCATCGCGGCCCGGAAGAGGAAACACGAGGAGGATGACCGTCAGACCATCCCCAACATCCTGCAGGGGGAGGTGGCCCGTCTTAATGCCAAGTTCCTGGTCAACCTGGACCCTTCGTTCTGCAGTAACAACGGCACTGTGCACCTCATCTGTAAACTAG ATGATAAGAACCTGCCAAGTGTGCCTCCTCTCCAGCTCAGCATCCCAGCAGACTACCCAGACCAGAGCCCTCAGTGGGCAGACGACGGGCAAGTGTATG GTGCTAACCCCTTCCTACAAAACGTTCACAGAAATATGACCTCCAAGCTCCTACAGCTCCCAGACAAGCACTCAGTGACTGCACTTCTCAATACTTGGGCCCAGAGTGTCAGACAAGCCTGTCTTTCAGCAGCATAG